ACAAAACTTTTCAGGAAGTGTCCTCACTCATGAGTTTTGACCAGCTCcattatgataaaaaaaaaaaaaaggactctTGGTGTATTTCCAACCGTAAGATCACTTGGTACTTAAATTGATTCACCATTTATAAAAAGTTCTTTGCTTAAGAATAAAACAAAGATCAAGTTTGTAATGTTGTTTatactttttttccctttttatacCAACTTCTATAGCAATCTTAGGATGAAATATGAATTGCACTCTAAATGCCAAGGGTTAGACAATCAATGAAGAGCATGCATCACGATGTTGAGCTAAACTTACAAGAAACCAGTTGTACGTAGCAAGAGACAGCTGAGGTGCCTCAGGAGACAAGAAGTTGCATAGGTGAACTTCAATCCTGGTCAAGTTCCACATGGAAAGGAGTTCCAGAGTTGTGCATATGGTAAGGCAGCTAGCAAGTAGCAACCCTGGACAAAACAAGCACTGCCTTTAAGGATGCCATAGACAGAGTAGAAGTTCAAAAAGTAAGTGGACAGTGCTTAGTTTAAGTAACAACTTTTGGCATTACTATCAGTTTTTCCAGATTGAATTCTTATCTTCAGAAACATCAAAATATCCAATAAGAGGAATCACTGACAATCAGCTCTGATGGTTAAAGTGAATTAAATTGCTCACCTGTAGATGTAAAGGCTGCATCTTCAGATGAATAACCTTTGTAATAACATCTTAAAGCTGCTGCAACATGAATCCCAGCCATAAAATATGGTGCTACAAAGCCCCAAGAGAGATAGCAGTGGGAAGAAAATAATGCACGATTCATTATCCAGTTAACCTTTGTTGTGTATGActccaaaacaaaagtttgtttCCTCAGATAATTCCAGTACCTTCAAACATTAAAAAATCCTTGAGTTTACTTAAAATGTTCAAGAAAAGTTCCAACCATATCTACCAACCTTGAAAAGCTAAGGTCACTAGCAAGAGGATGAGGAAACACAGCAACTGGTGGTGATGTGATGAGCCTCTTATGAGCTCCTGAAACAAAACGGACCACAGTTAGAAGGGAAAACTAGATATCCAAGACAAGTACTAAAGCTAACTTAATTACAGCATTCAGCTAAGGTCCACATTCTGTAAATTCTAGAATAGCTAATTCCCTGTATAGTTTAGAAGCAAAAGTCTCAAGGTTCTGTAAGTGCAAATTCAGGTATGAACAAGCACATTGGTTTCTGTAATTTATGGAAGATCATGAATTGATAAAGGGATCTATTAACAACCACAAAGTAAGAGTCAGGAAATTAGACGAGAAGGGCAGCATGTAATGACAAGAACGCAGATATCAAATGCCCAAAAACATTTAAATTCTTCAAGAACTATGGAACAAGAAAATTTCATTTGTATCAACACTTCATGAAATTTCATAGAGTTAGCATGCCCGGCTTTAAGTATATATAATCCCTAGAAGTGGAAAATCCAGATATATATACAACTACCAGCCACACAATCAGTGATACAGTTTAACCACTATAAAAGAAATTACCAGCTATAGCAGCAAGAGTCATGTCATCTGAGTAGCCCCCATCTAGAAGCTCCGAAACAACACCATGCTTATTGGTTCTAAAGTCATCTGCATGCATCTGAAATAAAGAAGGAAATTGAAAACTCAACTTattagaagaaaaattaaattccaGATGTGCGCATCAGAAAGCTGATAGTTGGGGAAAAGGATTACCATCATGCATCCTCCCCACAAAAAGAATGTTCTTCCACCAGTAGCAAATCCCATTGAACAGGGCTTTGGAAAAAGAGAACAAGTTCAGACATTAACAAAGATTATAATAACAAAGAAAACATAAGGTGTATAGCATATAGAAAGCCACTCAAAATCTTAAGCTACCATCAGACATCATTTCCAGAAAAGTACTTGATTACAGGAAGCAAATATAAGGATGTATGGACTTTTCAAGTACGGGTGCAAAGAACTCTTTTCAATTTACAGTTACCATAAGTTGCAACTCCATGAAAAGTGTTTCACTTTTCAAATTTGGAAACCTTTCCAATTGATAATGATCAAAGAGCAATAGTATGAAAATGTTGTAGAACAATCCCACTAGCACCATGGCCATTCACTAAGAAAGCAAACACTAAAATAATGAGCCCCAATAACCCGAAACCTTTCCCACGAAAGACTAGCATAGGAAATGCTACACTAATATAGAATGCAGGGATGTAAAGATCTTTCTCTGCTTtggtaaatttaaaaaattctaTCGTATGTTGTCCTCACAAGACCAGACTAGGAGTCATATAATTGTCCCCGCACTGCAGTACCCAATATTTAAGCCTCCCTTGCAGAATTAGAATTCCCTTTACACTTTCCCAGTGTGCTACCCTTTTCTAGCCTTTGCGTTCTAAAGTAGACATTATAGTGAGTAGAGCTTAGGATGGAACTACTGATATCATTTGGAGGCTCCACCTTTAAAGAGCCCAGCAGACAAAAATAAAAGCATGAAAAGACACCATACCATGTGATATTCATAGATGCAGTAACTTCCCAAACTTCCAGATGGCAAATCGAGTGGATATCCAGTTTGAATAAAAATCTGAAGAATAAAACGGGTAGAGTCATGATACAAGTAAAAACATATTAATAAACAGGAATAACATCAACACTAATCAATGGAAAAATTTATGGAGATCGCTTAACCTCAGGGTTCTTTTCCATTTCTACAGTAAGTGCACCAATAGATCCAGGATGTAACCTAACATCATCATCTAAAAATAGTACATATTTACTATCTTTATGCATTTTCTCCACACCAACCTGCAAAGTACCAAGCTTTAAATGAAACCACAAACCAATAGAATGTATTTATCATAGATGGTATAACCACCAATTACATAATTCAGCAGTAAAAAAGGCCTGTATCCAGCCTTCCCATGGACCTTAAATCATCTGTAGAGGAGTCCACaagttaattttccttttttgaagttttttttttctaatttacaTTTAAAAATTATCCAATCAAAAGGTCAATCATGCTAACATTAGAAAATAGTGTTTAATCAGACTTCAAAAAGAAATCTGGCaccatacttttttttttttatagagaaCTAATGATTCCACATTTAATGTATAACTGTGCCCTGTCAAAAGAATGAAGAACGTAAGATTAAAAATCTAAAAACATACCAATTGATTGTGAATTTTCTGACTGCAGGTTGTCGACAAACCAGCAACAATAATCTTTGCCTCAAGATCATCCTGGGAATCATTTAGTGAGGCCACAAAGAAAGGACAAGGAAGAAGGAAGATAAGAACGCAGACTTGCATGATAAGGGCATGTATCAATGGCTGATATGCATGACACCATACTTCATGTAAAGAGTACAACCTTTCAGGTAataactttcttaattttcaaCCAAGTAGGGTACAAACCCATGCATACAGAACCAAAAATAGTATATGCAAATTGAGATATGAGCAACATAGCAACCACAAACAAAAGCTCAACCAGAAATGTTTATCCtagaaacacacacacacagatgaAGTCTATGtattatgattttcattttcttttattcctttGTTTACTTAATGTTCCAGATAGTATCTTGCGGCCATATAGGACATCTTTGAAGCTGCTTCCAGGCAGTAAATGAAAAAAGATTTATTCCCATTAAAGACATTCAAAAAACAAATcaggaaaataaaaaacaacGAGAAGTAAGAGGGGTCAAGACATACAACTCAAAGCAACAAGAATACAGTACCATGTTATAGATGCCCTGGATATGTGATAGTTGATTGCAATGACTGAACTAAACAGAAACCAATTTGTACCTTGTAATCAGCCAAAAGTCGAGACACAGCATGGTAAGCTGGGTCTTCTGGACTTTCAACAACAAAAAGAAACTCCAGTGGGCCACCATAAAGAGATGTAATCTGCATTGTTGTCAAGGGGATATATTTGATCAGGCCAAGAAACTCTCGCACTTTCTAACTCTTTAAACGAAAACATTTGCtgcaaaagttcaaaatttaaaccaaaattaacaAGAACTACTAGCTaccacatgatcatttttttttcacctgAGATCTCCAATTGTGTAGATTATGCTCTCCAAAGCCCTTCAAAGGCATGATAACTGACACTCGAGGCAAATGGATCTGATTTGAATGCTCGAGCTCATTAATATCACTACAGAGAAATGCAAAACTGTTGCCAGTTCTCATTCTCTCAGCCATCCGTCTTATTTCTCTGCTTCTATAGTAGAAAAGGAAATGTCATAGAAATATGTTAAGATTGAAGTGAACTTTGATAAGCCAGAGTAGAGGAAATGGATCATAAACTGTAACTAATTTAGTACAAGATCCCATTCCCCATTATTGTACCTGACATAAGCAGCACCAGCCCATCCAAGAGCAAGAATTAAGCAGATAAAATATCCCTGCAGCATGAATACAAGCCTCACAATGTCATATTTAATACAATTCATAAAAGAAATAACAGTTTCAGAGCATTCCCTAgataaaaaacaacaaaagaaggtGAAACATAAATTGTAAGAAAAAAAAGTCATCAAGCACTCTTCAATCCAATATTTCTACTGTCAAGAATCCCACAAAATGCAAACGAAAAACATTTTAAACCCCTGAAGAtctctgcttcttcttcttctttttttttatcagttAGAAAGGCACTTCAAGAGTTAAAACAATAAGACTGTTAAACCCCATCATAAGCCttcagaaagaaaaaaggaagggaaTCATACAAATagacacccaaaaaaaaaaaacaagtgtgATTTTGAGAATTTTATCTTATTTATATCTTTTCCAAGTTAAGTCAGTACCATTGGCTCAGTTTGTAAACTTGAAATCTACTCTAGCTAAAGATGTTCCAAGCAATAATATTCTTAATTTGTAGTTTTAATGAAAGACGGATCATGATTAGAAGTTGTCAAGATCATTTTCTCTTCATCCTTCCAATTTCcatacaataataaaaaaaaaaaaacctaatttAAGTTCTGTAACCACAATTGCAATTATTAAGAGACAAAATGGAAGACTAAAAATTTTCCTTCACATTTTCTGTTTGTTTCTGCTTCAAAAGCTCCATGTCCAAACTCCAAATGGGGCCATAgtatcctctctctctctctgtagtTCTTAACAGCACTCTCTTCCCTAATCTTCTGCAGAGGAATGAAATCTCTCTTCACAGAAACTAAAAGGA
The Coffea arabica cultivar ET-39 chromosome 6c, Coffea Arabica ET-39 HiFi, whole genome shotgun sequence genome window above contains:
- the LOC113691393 gene encoding uncharacterized protein, with amino-acid sequence MSPPVMDTLDAILLGASKACCSPLAIFIQIQGYFICLILALGWAGAAYVRSREIRRMAERMRTGNSFAFLCSDINELEHSNQIHLPRVSVIMPLKGFGEHNLHNWRSQITSLYGGPLEFLFVVESPEDPAYHAVSRLLADYKDDLEAKIIVAGLSTTCSQKIHNQLVGVEKMHKDSKYVLFLDDDVRLHPGSIGALTVEMEKNPEIFIQTGYPLDLPSGSLGSYCIYEYHMPCSMGFATGGRTFFLWGGCMMMHADDFRTNKHGVVSELLDGGYSDDMTLAAIAGAHKRLITSPPVAVFPHPLASDLSFSRYWNYLRKQTFVLESYTTKVNWIMNRALFSSHCYLSWGFVAPYFMAGIHVAAALRCYYKGYSSEDAAFTSTGLLLASCLTICTTLELLSMWNLTRIEVHLCNFLSPEAPQLSLATYNWFLVFCALLVDNFLYPISAMRSHFSQSINWSGIRYHLKNGKISKIDRPKGKGPKFTDLGGKRLYGKKGMQPTASLLYSLSRNLAQWRQPKKYDV